The Arachis hypogaea cultivar Tifrunner chromosome 14, arahy.Tifrunner.gnm2.J5K5, whole genome shotgun sequence DNA window AAGAGAAATAAACGTGCAGCACAAAAATATATGCATTATCGGTATAATTAAGTATAAAAGATGGAGggtaatttattttctaattggTGCACAAAGATTTCCCTTAtccattcttttttcttttaattttaatttttagtgcAGGGAAATGGTCAATTGCATGTGTTGTATCTTCCATTGATGGTAAAGCTAAGGAAAAACCAGTTATATCGATGGTGAtcagaaaaaagaaaagcttACGTGCAAAATGTGCAGATCGCTGAAGCTAGTTTCCTTTTCGTTTTCTTAGCTTACTTTTTATATCATCAATGTGCAAACAATAAAGAGCAGGACAAGAAATGCTGTGAATTTTCCAACCAGAGAGTAATAATAAGccgcttaaaaaaaaaaaaaaaatcatacttcAAATCTCTATATTGctgaaatttaaaatgaatttatTATATCACCAATTTTATAGTATCTATCATTTAGTGTcgaatttttattgaatttattttttatatttaaaatttattaatttttatatttttaaattaaattttaactttgCAAAATGATAAGATagttaaacaaaattaaagagaCAATACAAGACACGAAATTTCAAAGAAAAGAATCGTAATTGAGACTCATAAACGTATTGTAAATTTAGCTTGActtatatatatagaatatacGTAATACGTGTATAtagaaatttaaatattcaacatagtacttttaaaaaaaaaatatcaatattattaaacattatttCTACATAACAAACAGAGTAGccatcatagaaaaattgaagGATAGACaaaaagagagatagagaaaaaGACAACAATGACTTAGAATATTATTTTTGGACTTTTTTGAGACATAATGTATGTAAGATACAATACAATTGTTAAACGTATTCCATGAAAGAGACAATATTAGAGACTCACACTAACGTAGTGTTtgggatgatttttttttttttttttgtcggttTGAGATAGTTTACTTGACTTATATACAGAACAAAATTATtgtaatattctttttatgtattATAGGAAGAAATTTGAGAATCAATGTGTAAAATCCaactaaaatatactatattAAAGAGTTTTGTTTGTGACAGATTTTAAAGTGAGGCAGGGGTTTAATTTTTGTAGTTGAAGTAATTAATAAGaactagaagaagaaaaaaaaagaaagaaaatattaaCTCATATAGCAAGGCATTGAATCTTCAGTTGTTTAGTTATAGCAAGCAAACCACACAGCTCATGTACAACTACAGGTGCCTCTAACACAATGAGAAACTTCACTTTTCTCAGGTCAACAAGTTCTTATAGCTCCACAAAACATaccacttaaaaaaaaaaagataccaTGTAAGAGTGGTGTCAAGAGTATAATGAGAAATATCTTACACAACAATTACATAAATTTTGTTACCTTAGGCAGATTCATTTGGATTGATGGAATCATTCTGCATTGAAGTTGAAGAATCTGTTTTATGTGTATTGTCATAAGCTATATCTGGAGATTGTAACTTTGATTCTTGGGGAGAATACCACATTGGCTTTGGAGGAAATGGGATAGAATCAAGTGATCCTTCTAACATTTCTATCACTCTTTTTATGGACGGTCTGTCCGAAGGATTTCTTTGTATACACCACATGCTTACCAAAATAATCTTTTTTACCAAATCATTATTTTCATCCTCTATGTCCATCAAGCATTTTGCTGGAAGATTATCTTGTTCGAGCTCCTTATAAATCCAATCTGTAAAGAATGTTTCACTGGCACGAGAATCTTTACTATTATAATTCTTTTTTCCTCCGACTACTACAAGAATCAACTTTCCATAACTATACACATCGGATTTGTGAGAAATTCGAGAAACTCCACCATACATTTGATTATATACTTCAGGTGCAATATATCCTGGAGTTCCTCTTGCACACTGTAAAGATACGATGCTCTCTTTCTTTGTGCATATTTTAGCTAGTCCAAAATCAGCAATTTTAGGAACAAATTCCTCATCCAAAAGAATATTTTGAGGTTTAATATCAAGATGTAAAATTTTGGTGCTACATCCCCAATGTAAATATTCTATCCCACGAGCAATACCAATTATAACTTGATAGAGTATATTCCAATCCAATTTGCATACTGCATTAAACGATGCCCTTTCATCAATAAATTTATCTAAAGAACCATTTGGCATGAATTCATAAATCAATGCTCTTTTATTTGGCTcataacaaaatcctaaaaatgggACAATATTCACATGGGATGTTCTATTAATACTTGCAACCTCATTTATAAATTCTTCTCCATTAGTTTTACACTCTTTTAATATCTTCACTGCTACTTGACGACCATCACTTAAACTTCCTTTGTATACGACACCAAAGGCTCCTTTTCCTAGTTCCTCACGAAATGAATTAGTCATCTTTTTTACCTGTGAATAACTATATCGTTTTTGCACCATAAACCCATGACTTTGTATCAAATCCTCAACATTGTGATCAACAATTGTTTTCTTGAACAGGATTTTCTGTAACCTCTTGCTTTTATAAATAACCGCAGCACATGTTACCAAAATTCCAACACTGGCTGCTGATAAGCCTGTACGTATATATGCAAGGAACAAAGTGGAGATCAATTACAAACAATAATTTGAATATAATCCTTTGAGAAAAATTCTTAAGAAACATGGACCAAAAAATCAATCACTCATGACTGTTTATATTGAtgagctggtcaaactttaaaaatGATTCTACaagttagatatttaaataataaagtaaagGATCAACAAAAATTCTTTAACTGATGAGTTACCATGATGAAATCCAATTTGAAAAGTGTTTCATGCATTTGATTTCTATACATTCTAGTACTCTATTATgcatattaatttattattatttatataatatttgtctaattttttaaacaatttaaaaatcttGAAATCTCTGTATATACATAAAAGAAGGGGAAAAAAAATCTCAAGCATGTCCCACTAATTAAATAAATCTATATGTACATGCATGGACCAGCAAATAATGACATATATAGCATTCTATATCATAAATCACTCATTTATGACTAAACCactgaaaaaaattattaattctaTAACTGAACTGATAATATAATCGTATATAGCAATAATGATTGTACTTACCTGCAATCAAGGAAAGTGAGAATGGAGCTTTAGATGGAGCAACTGTGGTTGGCTGAGAAGCATTGATGAGCAGAACATTACCCTTAGTATTGAGAGTGACATCAGGTGAGAAATGGGGTATGTTCCCTGACAGATTGTTATTGGAAACATCAAGAATCTTAAGTTGAGGTAGATCTGTTAAGCTCTCTGGTATTGGACCGCTCAAATTATTTCCACTGAGATACAACTCCCTCAAATCAGTTAAGTTTGTAAATGCCGGAGAAATGGTCCCTGTCAAATTCTGTTTGGTCAAATTCAGGGTTCTGATCTTGTTCTCTACGCACACAACAAAACTCCAGTTTTGACATGGATTGTTTCCTCGCCAAGATCTCGCCAACAAGAGAGGATACCCAAAATCCGCAGCAATTTGAAGCAAAGTGGTGACTTGCTTATCACAAGGCCCTGCATGGTCTAAACAGAACCCATTATTGCTGGTGTTGACATCAGTAAAAGAGGATTGAAACACAGGCAATGGACCCTGAAAATAGTTTCTCTCCAAATGGACTGAAATCatggagagattcatcaaggAAGGTGGAACTAAACCAGTTAACAAGTTATCTTGAAGATCCAGATAACCCAAGTTGGTGCAATTGGAAAAATGAGGCAGGGGACCAGTGAGCTTGTTGTTAGAGAGGAAAAGAGAGTACAAGCTTGGGAAGGAAGTGCATATGTCTTCCGGTAAGGTGCCAATAAGATTTGTAGCGTCCAGTCGGAGGCCTTGGAGTTTGGAGGAAGACTGAAGCAAATCAAGAGGGAAACTCCAGGGTGGGAGGTTGATGTTGTTACTTAGAGTGAGGGTTTCCAAACTGGAAAGACCCTGAAAGCAATGATGAGGGATGGAGGTGAAGTTGTTGTTGTCGAGTTGAACCTCTGTGAGCGTGGAGAGGCCGGCGAGAGAGGGAAGAGGCCCCGAGAGAGAGTTGTTGTCTAGAAGAAGATGGTTGAGTTGGGTGAGGGTGTTGTTGAGATCTGAAGGGATTGTGCCGGTGAGGGACATTGAAGAGAGTTTAAGAGCGTAGACTTTGCCCTCCTTACTGCACTCTACGCCATTCCAATTGCAGACATATGTGTCTTCGGACCAGTTGGAGGGAGCTGGCTTCAGAGCTTTCAGAAGCTTCCACAAGTAGCCAGCTTCTGGATCTCGAGCTTCTTGCAAATCGGAGTGGACGCACAAGATGAACAAGAAGAAGATGACTATAGCAAAATTGGTAAAACCAACTTCAGATTTTAATATTATTCTGGGAGCCATTCGATTTAATTTGAGGTTTGAGGCACCAATAATGTAGCATGCAGCAACATAACATACATATTTTAACAAACAACCCAACTTCAAATCTCTGGTAATATTAAGTTGACTAGCGGTGACTATGCCCAGCCAATAAACAAAGAACACGTCTAGCATAGCTGGGATAATTAAGTTTCAGCCTAATAAAGTTTTCTACTTAACACTTAATTACGGAAATGGATCATCTCCAGTGAAAaaaacacttgagagaataaagtgtgatgtTTCACCTTTAATTCTCTGAGTGGAACCAAAATTAAATAGAAGAGAAAAAGTAATGAAGAGTTAGATTACACATTGAACAACATCTAGTCTTTTTTTTCACGGCAGATCCACTCCCAGACATTACTACTCTTCAAAAGTGGCCATTAATCATTCAATCGAGGTAGTGTCACGGTGACACATGTCTGTTGTTTGGTTTGGTGAGACACAAATTTTTGATGGACACAGGAGGATACGGATGGACACGGAGACACTAAATTTGTGTACCTCCAATTTGATGAGACACTGAGACACAACTtgtgagacactaattttttactcttttacctttattcaatttttaaattttcaaaatttatcctCTTATCTCTTCAaatatttcttcttttattttctcttttagattttacaaCTAAATTTGTTccccatttttttcaaaaaaaattatacatttaactttttatttatttaaattttaattaatctttgataaattttaggctttggttttctattttttttaaaaaaaaaactgtatatttaatatttgaatgataatttgaaatgatattaaaagaaaaaaaatacgaaaagaaataaaaatttaattgtaaTGACATATGTAGCGTTTGAGGTGATGGATATGTAGTGGTGTTGATAAAATTGTGGTTAAATGAAGGGTAATTCagtcttttttaaatatttgtgtcttattcattatttttaccaaacacaaatattttatgtctatGTCTTTAATGTTTATGTCTCATCCTATACATCAACCAAACGGAGCCTCAAGTTACACCAAAATTAAAGTAGTGTGGATTATTGCTTTATTTTCTTGTGCTTTAATAAAGACACTTTCATCAATTATTAGGGCATACATTGAcctatgca harbors:
- the LOC112798219 gene encoding receptor-like kinase TMK4 isoform X1: MLDVFFVYWLGIVTASQLNITRDLKLGCLLKYVCYVAACYIIGASNLKLNRMAPRIILKSEVGFTNFAIVIFFLFILCVHSDLQEARDPEAGYLWKLLKALKPAPSNWSEDTYVCNWNGVECSKEGKVYALKLSSMSLTGTIPSDLNNTLTQLNHLLLDNNSLSGPLPSLAGLSTLTEVQLDNNNFTSIPHHCFQGLSSLETLTLSNNINLPPWSFPLDLLQSSSKLQGLRLDATNLIGTLPEDICTSFPSLYSLFLSNNKLTGPLPHFSNCTNLGYLDLQDNLLTGLVPPSLMNLSMISVHLERNYFQGPLPVFQSSFTDVNTSNNGFCLDHAGPCDKQVTTLLQIAADFGYPLLLARSWRGNNPCQNWSFVVCVENKIRTLNLTKQNLTGTISPAFTNLTDLRELYLSGNNLSGPIPESLTDLPQLKILDVSNNNLSGNIPHFSPDVTLNTKGNVLLINASQPTTVAPSKAPFSLSLIAGLSAASVGILVTCAAVIYKSKRLQKILFKKTIVDHNVEDLIQSHGFMVQKRYSYSQVKKMTNSFREELGKGAFGVVYKGSLSDGRQVAVKILKECKTNGEEFINEVASINRTSHVNIVPFLGFCYEPNKRALIYEFMPNGSLDKFIDERASFNAVCKLDWNILYQVIIGIARGIEYLHWGCSTKILHLDIKPQNILLDEEFVPKIADFGLAKICTKKESIVSLQCARGTPGYIAPEVYNQMYGGVSRISHKSDVYSYGKLILVVVGGKKNYNSKDSRASETFFTDWIYKELEQDNLPAKCLMDIEDENNDLVKKIILVSMWCIQRNPSDRPSIKRVIEMLEGSLDSIPFPPKPMWYSPQESKLQSPDIAYDNTHKTDSSTSMQNDSINPNESA
- the LOC112798219 gene encoding receptor-like kinase TMK4 isoform X2; amino-acid sequence: MAPRIILKSEVGFTNFAIVIFFLFILCVHSDLQEARDPEAGYLWKLLKALKPAPSNWSEDTYVCNWNGVECSKEGKVYALKLSSMSLTGTIPSDLNNTLTQLNHLLLDNNSLSGPLPSLAGLSTLTEVQLDNNNFTSIPHHCFQGLSSLETLTLSNNINLPPWSFPLDLLQSSSKLQGLRLDATNLIGTLPEDICTSFPSLYSLFLSNNKLTGPLPHFSNCTNLGYLDLQDNLLTGLVPPSLMNLSMISVHLERNYFQGPLPVFQSSFTDVNTSNNGFCLDHAGPCDKQVTTLLQIAADFGYPLLLARSWRGNNPCQNWSFVVCVENKIRTLNLTKQNLTGTISPAFTNLTDLRELYLSGNNLSGPIPESLTDLPQLKILDVSNNNLSGNIPHFSPDVTLNTKGNVLLINASQPTTVAPSKAPFSLSLIAGLSAASVGILVTCAAVIYKSKRLQKILFKKTIVDHNVEDLIQSHGFMVQKRYSYSQVKKMTNSFREELGKGAFGVVYKGSLSDGRQVAVKILKECKTNGEEFINEVASINRTSHVNIVPFLGFCYEPNKRALIYEFMPNGSLDKFIDERASFNAVCKLDWNILYQVIIGIARGIEYLHWGCSTKILHLDIKPQNILLDEEFVPKIADFGLAKICTKKESIVSLQCARGTPGYIAPEVYNQMYGGVSRISHKSDVYSYGKLILVVVGGKKNYNSKDSRASETFFTDWIYKELEQDNLPAKCLMDIEDENNDLVKKIILVSMWCIQRNPSDRPSIKRVIEMLEGSLDSIPFPPKPMWYSPQESKLQSPDIAYDNTHKTDSSTSMQNDSINPNESA